From a region of the Rathayibacter sp. VKM Ac-2804 genome:
- a CDS encoding glycosyltransferase gives MSARVSVVIPAHDEGAVIARLLRALVDGDPEGRLEIVVGANGCTDDTAAVARAVDPRILVAETPRASKIAGLNAADELATVLPRIYVDADVSVSAETLLALGDELARPGGPLAAAPEFRVDTGGASWPVRAHYSIWELSDYRAPGLVGSGIYGLSAEGRSRFGAFPEIIADDRFVQQLFTPEERLTLPGRSFSVKAPRRMRNQIKRTVRIAIGNAQLAASGLVPEQAGSGGGGPVALLKRVLRRPALWPAFPIYCYGYLRPRLEARSIIARGGVPEWNRDETTRA, from the coding sequence GTGAGCGCACGCGTCAGCGTCGTCATCCCCGCGCACGACGAGGGGGCGGTGATCGCCCGGCTCCTCCGTGCCCTCGTGGACGGGGACCCGGAGGGCCGGCTCGAGATCGTGGTCGGCGCGAACGGCTGCACCGACGACACCGCGGCTGTCGCCCGGGCCGTCGATCCCCGGATCCTGGTGGCGGAGACGCCCCGGGCCTCGAAGATCGCCGGCCTCAACGCGGCGGACGAGCTCGCCACGGTCCTCCCCAGGATCTACGTGGACGCCGACGTGTCGGTCTCGGCCGAGACGCTCCTGGCGCTCGGCGACGAGCTGGCCCGCCCCGGCGGCCCGCTCGCGGCCGCGCCGGAGTTCCGCGTCGACACCGGCGGGGCGTCCTGGCCCGTCCGGGCGCACTACTCGATCTGGGAGCTGTCCGACTACAGGGCCCCCGGGCTGGTCGGCTCCGGGATCTACGGCCTCTCGGCCGAGGGGCGCAGCCGCTTCGGCGCGTTCCCCGAGATCATCGCGGACGACCGCTTCGTCCAGCAGCTCTTCACCCCCGAGGAGCGGCTGACGCTCCCCGGCCGGTCCTTCTCCGTGAAGGCTCCGCGCCGGATGCGCAACCAGATCAAGCGCACCGTCCGCATCGCGATCGGCAACGCCCAGCTGGCGGCCTCCGGGCTCGTGCCCGAGCAGGCCGGTTCCGGCGGCGGCGGCCCGGTCGCGCTGCTGAAGCGCGTCCTGCGCCGGCCCGCCCTGTGGCCGGCCTTCCCGATCTACTGCTACGGCTATCTGCGACCCCGCCTCGAGGCGCGGTCGATCATCGCTCGAGGAGGCGTACCCGAATGGAACCGCGACGAGACGACGCGCGCGTGA
- a CDS encoding O-antigen ligase family protein, with product MSTQTLKGTPLGVPGNDDPYAGEILVRRTFTVRAVLSTVLLAAVAVAAVYYLNPLYAGAILFGISFLYLTRKLVFNWTGAFIVLLGVIMFIPVRYYALPIPLGFALEPYRLVIVMMVVAAIVALMIDPTFVWRPAAFGWPLGIWVASSLLSIAANVQFISEGGLGSGVVGAIVNDLLMLSVYFVARLVMRNEKLVEAFLTFLVWSAVVVAFFAVIERATQQNVFTMLDKFLPLERLGAEQEAYRAGGYRSFGSSQHPIALAVMFTMMIPIAVYLSKYARWPFNEINRRIIYYGTILALLLGVVTAVSRTAIVTLGVMFLLTVILRPKVGGYLLLGMVPVLGLGFVFIPKILTDMIGSFLDPDALIASQYTSAGMAGAGRLADLEPAMAIVREHPFFGTGVGSRIVVGEDKNAFILDNQWLGTLLDGGAVGVIGLAVLFLVPIVMLLRYSFKSTTTPQYASLAFAVAVLLLGYTIAAYFYDAFGFFQSFMLFWILLAVGAWVITEAPRKSTRRRLSPEEAGHVSAFTRGGPHIPVGQPALGSHVGAHVVRKPAPIES from the coding sequence ATGAGCACGCAGACGCTGAAGGGGACCCCGCTCGGGGTCCCCGGGAACGACGACCCGTACGCGGGTGAGATCCTCGTCCGCCGGACCTTCACGGTCCGCGCGGTCCTGTCGACCGTCCTGCTGGCGGCCGTGGCCGTGGCAGCGGTCTACTACCTCAACCCGCTGTACGCGGGGGCGATCCTCTTCGGGATCTCGTTCCTGTACCTGACGCGCAAGCTCGTCTTCAACTGGACCGGGGCGTTCATCGTCCTGCTCGGCGTGATCATGTTCATCCCGGTGCGCTACTACGCGCTGCCGATCCCGCTGGGCTTCGCGCTGGAGCCGTACCGGCTCGTCATCGTGATGATGGTCGTCGCGGCGATCGTCGCGCTGATGATCGATCCGACCTTCGTCTGGCGTCCGGCCGCGTTCGGCTGGCCGCTGGGCATCTGGGTCGCCTCGAGCCTGCTCTCGATCGCCGCGAACGTGCAGTTCATCTCCGAGGGCGGCCTCGGCAGCGGCGTCGTCGGCGCGATCGTCAACGACCTGCTGATGCTCTCGGTCTACTTCGTCGCCCGGCTCGTGATGCGCAACGAGAAGCTCGTCGAGGCCTTCCTGACCTTCCTGGTCTGGTCGGCCGTCGTCGTCGCCTTCTTCGCGGTCATCGAGCGCGCGACGCAGCAGAACGTCTTCACCATGCTCGACAAGTTCCTGCCGCTCGAGCGCCTCGGCGCCGAGCAGGAGGCCTACCGCGCCGGCGGCTACCGCTCGTTCGGCTCGTCGCAGCACCCGATCGCGCTGGCCGTCATGTTCACCATGATGATCCCGATCGCCGTCTACCTCTCGAAGTACGCCCGCTGGCCCTTCAACGAGATCAACCGCCGGATCATCTACTACGGCACGATCCTCGCCCTGCTCCTCGGCGTCGTCACCGCGGTCTCGCGCACGGCGATCGTGACCCTCGGCGTGATGTTCCTGCTCACGGTCATCCTGCGCCCGAAGGTCGGCGGCTACCTGCTCCTGGGCATGGTGCCGGTGCTCGGCCTCGGCTTCGTCTTCATCCCGAAGATCCTCACGGACATGATCGGGTCCTTCCTCGACCCGGACGCGCTCATCGCCTCGCAGTACACCTCCGCGGGCATGGCGGGCGCCGGGCGCCTGGCCGACCTCGAGCCGGCCATGGCGATCGTGCGCGAGCACCCCTTCTTCGGAACGGGAGTCGGCAGCCGCATCGTGGTGGGCGAGGACAAGAACGCGTTCATCCTCGACAACCAGTGGCTGGGCACGCTGCTCGACGGCGGCGCCGTGGGCGTCATCGGCCTGGCCGTGCTGTTCCTCGTCCCGATCGTGATGCTGCTGCGCTACTCGTTCAAGAGCACCACCACGCCGCAGTACGCGAGCCTCGCGTTCGCCGTCGCGGTCCTGCTGCTCGGCTACACGATCGCCGCGTACTTCTACGACGCCTTCGGTTTCTTCCAGTCCTTCATGCTCTTCTGGATCCTCCTGGCCGTCGGGGCCTGGGTGATCACGGAGGCACCGCGGAAGTCGACCCGCCGGCGCCTGTCGCCGGAGGAGGCGGGGCACGTCTCCGCCTTCACCCGCGGGGGCCCCCACATCCCGGTGGGTCAGCCCGCCCTCGGCTCGCACGTCGGCGCTCACGTCGTCCGCAAGCCGGCCCCGATCGAGTCGTGA